CAACAGGTCTTGCTCACTGTAAGGAAGTTGGTTGTGTAAGAGAGAAACTTAAAATACCATCTGGAGAAAGACATGAATTATGCAGGGGACTTCATGCAGAACAGAATGCCATTTTACAATCAGCATATCACGGTGTTTCAATAAAGGGAAGTAAACTTTATATAACATGTCATCCATGCAGTGTATGTGCTAAAATGATTATTAATGCTGGAATTGAAGAAGTGATAATAAAAGAAGGTTATC
This bacterium DNA region includes the following protein-coding sequences:
- a CDS encoding cytidine/deoxycytidylate deaminase family protein, giving the protein MNSQSIQSERPDWDTYFMEIAQLVSKRSTCIRRKVGAVLVKEKRILATGYNGAPTGLAHCKEVGCVREKLKIPSGERHELCRGLHAEQNAILQSAYHGVSIKGSKLYITCHPCSVCAKMIINAGIEEVIIKEGYPDSMAENILKEGKIKVRYLNSEKQ